TTCCGCACCAGCCTTTGAAGCCACAGTCATGGAGTAATTGGGCATAGGCTTAAATGCAGATTTGGGCACAAAGCGCACCCAAGACATGCTACCTTGTGGTACCCAGGTAAATCCTAACTTCTGGCTGCTGGTAGCAATGAAGCTAGTGTCTTTGGTTGGGATTAGACCATATGCTGTCTTGCCTTTGGCAAGGAGCTTTCTGGTGAGGTCAGCTAGAACAATCTGGCCAAGATTGCGTCCTCTGTATTGAGGGTCTACATGCAGCATTGCCATTGCCCCGTTGAACTGCATGCCAATGTAGGCCACTAGATCTCCATCCTCATTAACTATGGCACTGGAATCAAAGCGTTGTGTGATCACTTGCATGTAAAGGTCCAGAGCAGGGTCAGGCCTATAATTCTTCCATCTTTCACACAAGGCTGCTGCATGTTTTGGCTCAAGTGTTGTGAGTGTTAAGCCTTCAGGCAGcctggagaaaataaacataagttatgaaataaaacaaatatccttaacaacaaaaacattaggTCACAAAAGAACTTTACAGAACAAATTTCCCAATTGCTTGCATTTATatccatctttctctttttggcGAAACTGTTCCTGAAATTATGATAAAAGAATTACAAGGTCAAATGAGTACATAAGAAAATCTGCAACTTCATAATTTCTCAAGCAGTATAAGCctcattttaaagaaacaattCAGCACACAGGTTTTGGTGGAACTTTCTAGTTGAATGAagttttttaagtttaaattaGTTAAGAAATCTTTCAAAATCTGGAAGATTGCAAGAGTGGATCCATGTAAAGTGCAAATGCAGAAGCCTTGAGGATAAATTAGTGAGATACAATACTTTTTCCATATGCAATTACTTAACCCAACAATggtaaaattaaagaaagtatCTGATTATTTCCCATGCTaaaagttgttgttgctgtttcttttaACTCACGGCGGTTGTTCTGGAagttctttctttgtccatGCATACATGAACCTGTTTTCTAAAGATGACATTTGTCCCCCATGTTTACGAGACTGTTCCTGCAGTGTAGGCACTGTATCATAAGGCACACCTATAACAAGCAGTTCAATATGGGACATAGTTTTCTTGTAAGATAAAAGAGCGCTGAGAATCAAAATGGGTAGTGTTCTCTGAAATTTCACAAATGCAATGcagtcacacacatatacatgcacacacaatgaAATCCATCCAGGTGTGTAGCAAATATGATGTAGTGATGAAGATTACACAAAACTTCATGCAGATAAATGGGCAAATATGAAAAGTGTcaccctctagccagttaggggaagggacatcactctcaccaAATACAACATTTAAGACACAGAAATACAGCTCTTTATAATGCCTTTCCCCACTCAACAAATCTGTCACCAAGCTTGAAGCAACATACCTGTAAAGACGGTTGGCTTTGTCCAGTTCACTACACATGGCCGTTGTATAAAGAATCTAAACGCTTTTACACTGCGAGTGTGGCAAATATAGTAGTGCCGGAAATAGGATGGCACCTGCAACAATCACACATAACAATAAACATTCACAAGAGGGGAGTTGAATAGTTCTGAAAGAATATAAGGGTTTTCCTCAAGTGGTTGTAGTAATGTGGGGAATAAAATGGGGATTTCCTGTACTATACAGCCTTTAAAGGGCCTTATTAACTGGcctttaaaagagaaaatagattAATAACCAGAATATTGtagtaaatttcatttttccttaCTAATATGCAAAATAACTTTCCTCAAgccaaaaaaatattattaaagcatattacattaaaaattcCAAGAGTCACCcattataaatactttttctggCATTCTTTATATTCAGTGAGCAGAGTTCAGTCACTATTTGGACCTCCACcacaccacccacccccaacaATAATTCGTCTCCTGACGCCATGATTTTGATGaaatgtgtaatattttgtgcCAAAGAAAATCTAGGCAAATGCATTGTGCTTTAACTTTGCTACActattgtaaaacattttctcccaagaaataagaaaatttttacAGCAAGGTTTACTGCAGTGTGGCAGACAGTAGTTTTAGAGACCCAAGAAGTGATGGATTTGCATCAGCaaaagtgtatttttgtgtgtaacaaGCAATTTTCCTTCCCAAAGCTATTTAAAACCTGTGCAGGACGCTGCAGTGTGTGTGATAACATGCAGATCAACAATCTAtggctttctctctctactgACAGCTATCCCCTGCCACCACACCCAGCTTAGAGGAGTAAAATCTTAAACATGGCAGTAAAGCAACAGTTTACTATACTAACATACCCAAGAACTAAGATCTAAAGGTGGTATGGTTTAAAAGGACAACACCAGTCCACTATGCCAGGCAAGTGTtggaaaaaagaatataaattagCACTTCTTCATCCTTTCTCCCAACACCCTCTAAGCCATGTGACTGCCTTTGGatagttttaaacaaattaagcaGCACCACTTAAAAAGAATCATAAATCATATGCATAATACTGCAAATTTCGAAGTTCCCTATTGCCTGGGACATGCTGCCACTGAGCAGGTTAAAACTGTCAGCATGATCCATCATCTATTATTAAGCTTAAAGTGGCATGACAAAGTGCACGGATATTGACAAAATGCGATATGTGAAAGCAGCACCGGTTTTCACATTCCACCAGATCATATGAGTGTTTGCCGGAtgactacacacaaaaaaataaataaataaatctgggTGTGTAAGACAAATAGTGTGGcgcgaaagagagagaaatgcatgTTCTGAGAATATTCTAGAGAGTGTCGTTTGAGTACAGCTATTTGCGAAATGGCCGTGCCTCTTTGATTATGATTTTAGTTCACAACTGCTACTCGATCTGTCGTCAAGATATGGCGGCCCACTAGCAATTCACTTAGGCTTCATGATTACAGTAACATGTCAACCGTCTTCCGCGTTGCTGCTTTCGATCGCAGCTTCAACAAGACTTTTCTTGGTGTGCCATTCAACAACTCCTATCGTGGTTCATGATTCGCTCGTCTTCCAGGTCGTTCTTTTTTACACTAGGAACTCGCGATTCAAGAATGATGCTAGTGGTAAAACGACACTGTTGGGCAACACACGCAGTTCTGCTTGATTGAcataaagcagacgacactggaGTCATGGCAGGTCGCGCGGTTGCACAGAACcactataatatatatacaccacCTTCATTATATAAAAACCTTATATGCTAATTGCACTATGTTGTCTGCTTGGCGTCATATTAGTGCTGTAAGAATTGGCAGGATAGATCAATATCACAAGCCGGAATCATATTTGTTCGCAAACCTGAAATGGCACTACTCCGTCAACAACGACGTGTTAGTGAGCAACGCATTCACGTCTGACCCATATAGCTAAGGTTACCTCCCCGTACTCCCTCCAGCCCTTCACCTCCCCATTGGTGTGCCCTCTCTTCTGTTTGTAAACCTACAGGTAATTCCAGCACCCGATTGACGTCAGCAGCTCCCAACCACCTAGCTCCGGTTGGTGGCAAGGTGAAACTAGTCTGGAAACTGGGGCAACTGGTGTATGCGTATACTTGGGTTTGATTTACATCatcatttgtttacatacaCATGGGCCATTCCAGAAACAAAACGAGGCCCAACCTCTTCAAAAATCAGTCATTTCAGGAAAAATGGTatttaaataaagttgttttctgAGATCAACATGAGAACAGACACATTTTCGCAAGTTGGCTTTTCTGCCACAACTCAAGATTTGCTTACCTCTGCAAAAGGCAccctacaaacaaacaaaaagcaaactcaCCGCTTCATCGGATTCTGGCCTCAACAAAATACAAGTCCACTCTGGCCACTGGTCAACGATGACTTCAAATCCTTTCAGCAACCCACTGAGGAAACTACACAGGATGTAGAACATCTGCAAACACAACAACGACGCTACTGTGAAAGTGCGATTTCCTGAGGGTGATAGTTACAATGATGTAGTGAGATACAGAACGACAGGTGAGAATCAGGAGCACTTATTAACAAAATCGCACCTGTTTACGTACACTACATTAAATCTTGTTTCATGTGCTcgtctctctcttctcttgcaCCCATAAAGTACAGACTACCTAGCTACTGCTACCTAAAATCGGTTATAACAGATTAACATTTCTTTGTGATCATCTCGTGATTGCAATCAAATGTCTTTTGTTCCAAGCTGAAATCACCATGAATGTCGTGATAACATTTAAAGTTCAGTCAGTTCAAAAGTATTCCTAACAAATATCAGATATTATTGTCAAAGCAAAGCTTCTATATAAAGCGTCTCCGTGCATTTGATtattcctttctcttcttttgaagTAAAAGATGAAGACTGCCGtttggtacttttttttttcctgtgctcAATATAAGACACTTATTAGGCATGTTTAAAGTGGTTCAAAAGGTAAGAACACAATAATCCGCTCCAAATGCTTACTTGCCTGAAAAttgtacatgtaaacaaacGGTTGACTAGGGTCATGTGAGGAAATGGGGCAAGCTATTTTTAACTTAATCGTTACTACATTCTCACACCTGCTTTCTCTCTATTTGCGCATATGTGCATTCTCCTAAATGCGTTGTGTGCACAAACGCACAAAGACATATGcctgaaagaaatgaatgatACTCTTTTCAAGTATACTTTTCAGCGTAACTGTCGGGTATTTGCCTTTATTTCCATCCTCTGATGCACGACAACGCAGCAGTCCTCACGTCACTCCCCTAAGATCCATACAGTGATGCCTGTCacattgttttcaagccataaATAGTCTGTTTTCGCACGcgttttgtgtgtgcgtgttgtctATCGCGAAACTATCCTTTGCTTGGAAAAAAGGTACGCAAATGAGCACAGTTATTActgttaaataaaagtttgagaTATCATAGaaacaaagcattttatttcgtttttatttttttttctttctaatacaCAGCAAGGTTATATCAAGAAGTGTCGCTAGTGCAAAAATGCACCTGATTGACTTGTTTTGGGGTGAAAGTCGGGAAAGCCTTTCCATCGTCgcttcttttacattttgtttatttttagcccATATTAATTATAAAGAACAAGATCTCGAGTAGCTCTCTCGTCGTACGGTCACTCTTTAATCCACCTGTTAATGACTTTTCTTGACCCTTGCCCATTCTCTAAACTTTGCATAAAATTAACATCAACAATGATACAACGTTGACGGAACAAGTATTCTCATTCTACTGACCAGCTAATAATACCAGTCTATTCGATGCTCACGTACTGTTTGTTACCAGCTACTTGCGACATAGCCAACTGTTGCTCAACAAgtgccctctttctcccccaagacaaatgaatgctttcgtccgaaaaatttcgtgtaccaagaaaatatttttgatagctgacaacttgaatcttgatcaggtgaagaatgtaattattgccatctaaacggactgctcGCCAATTCATGGCAtctgaaagttctgctgccatttttcAACTTCAgctggcagcactgaagtcgtttcgaggttcgcttctctatgccattgatttcctcgacgcggcgttcgaggttagctaaagctccACCGACCTACTAAGGGGTCGCGGGTTAGTGGGTTATGAATACATTTCAAGTCACAAATCTCTGAAAGCGGGTCGAGATGCACTAGTTGACTGGTCCGTGCTATCCCTTAGAATACGATGAGCCACGATCGGTGGGAGCACGGGAAAGGcgattttcattgcttttattgcaaagtttaagtattctcctttccaaaaaaaaaaatattggtttcttggtctaatgtttacctgagagcaggaataataataaaaaaaagtcgtcCACggtcgtcttcacagtcttcagttattagccagtctttggattacttatacttttatgtcgTGCTCAGAGAACAGGCTGTGTGTTGTTTTATAATTGgttaaaggcttttttttttttaaaaaaaaacccttcaaacattaacaaaatctAACCACAAAAAGAATTATATCGAATATCTTACTGTTGCTTTCTATGTGAAAAGTCTGTCATACTCAATAACCAACAAAACGATATGcacaaaaatatgtgtaatatgTACTATCACCTTTACGAAGATGGCAACGCCaatagaaaggaaaaagataattataatcATGTGCTGTGTACGACCTGTGCACGCAACACACTTGCACATTTGTGAACAGACGGGGTGGGAAAGAGCGCATTCGAATAATCAAAAACAATGGCAACCATTTTCAAGAAAAGGATGTAGGAAAACTAAACGGAATTAGTCGAAATTGACTTCTAAGAAGGAAGATAAactaggaaaataaaaacaaagatcatGGTTGGCTTCACACGCTGACCCGTGAGGAATGGCTTAGTGAATGATCGGTTAGTCACTGTCTCCACAATCGTCAGTAGTGGTCTGATTTGACCAAACTTTTCAGTCATTTAAAGAGGACAGAACACACTTGGTTAGGGACGCGCCATTCAACTTCTCGGTCACCTTGGCTTATCTACCTGACATTTCGAAGTTCGAGCCAACAGCGGATGAGAGAAAAACCGCTGGGAGAGGGAGTGGGGGACTGGTTCTGCAGAAACATGGAGGAAAATAGGGATCCTCTCATAGGCCAACCCtaatataataaaacataaacaggGTGGTATGcgagacaaacaacaaacatcataCCAACTAATGCAAAACATTGCTGTTTGCATGGATTTCCATCTAGACAGGCTGAAACTAATTACCCGCTGCAATGTATATGGGATCCACGTCAAAAATACATAACTGGGTGTTGGGGTTGGTAAGGGAACTGAGatcgaactttttttttaaatagtggtAGGGGAAGTAATAGTGATAGTATTTTCCCCGAAGAGGTATTTAAACACAGCTAGTAAAAGAAGATACTTTGTCTGCTAGTTAGAGAAATGACAAGGCTGCTCTGACCTAGAATCTTGCCACCACTTCACTGCCCAGTGACTGATAGCTGATCAGTAAGTGGCAAGGTGAATGGCGTCAAAAGAGGGCAGCTGCCCTATTTTATGCTACGCCTAATTCGAGAGTAATCAGTAAAACAGTTATTGTCACTTGACTATTTCACGTGTTACTTCAAAAAGTTTGCACTCTTTGAACTACAAACGCCACAGTCATCTAAGCCCTGTAGGCAAGTTCCTGGAGGCAAACTGCCAGTGCTGGATAAACATGAATGTAAAAGATCCTTTACTGCTGAAAGGAACATAAATCATGCCTTTCAAAGAGGACTGCCTCACTTCTGTCAAATCTGTAGCAGGGGGGAAAGTTTTGATGGCTTTCCTAACCAGAATACTCTTCCCGTCATGCTAACATTAGTCTCCATTTACAAATCTTTGGCAGCTGTTCAATCACGAATAGGACCAAAATAATGTACTCCAAGCACTGTATACTTCTGACCACCGATAAATTAAGACTTTCCACTCTTTATCATTAATATACTATATTTTCTCTTGTATATATAACATATCACCACTGTCTACAACGAGCTAATCTatagtttgtaaacaaattacATTAAGACAGTAAACATGTCTAtcataatggaaaaaaagaatcactttgattttgtttaataactgtttttccttttttttccctgcaTCGTACACACTGCACATGAATACAATGACTTAGCATGTTAAGTCCAAAGTACCAGTATATATACAATCGGAACAGACCTTGGGTTTTATTCACATCAGATGATATACTTATGTGTCGTTCACCgaattaatttttgtatgatattttttttcttgcactttaCTGAAGGAGGCGTTGAATGGTGTGACAATGTCATGTATTTTTTCCTCGTATTTTAGTATACTAAAACTACTTCAAGATATGTGGTTGTGACCTGCACACATTAGATGTAACGAAGACAATATCTTATCtcgtttggggttttttaagTCTCTGTTCAAGGGCAACATGAGAGTGGCCTGACATGTGGATAAAATCCCCGTGCGGCGGATGTGTGTCGGGTCTGTCACTCATGTGTATTTCCTGCCATCAACCCTCTGGCGCTGACGTAGGCCTCTAAAACACACATGCCATCTCCAACGGCTACAAATGCGTGGCCATACCACGCTCTAAATTATTTAACCGAACAAAGtgcctttcctttcttctgatgTTTACTGTCATTTACGTACATGTTGTCTTTCTCCAGATTACTAGGTCAAACAGTCAAACGGTCGCGATCTTCTTAATGTATTTTAACAAATGTCTCTACGATCCACTACACACCAAAGCACTGGTGACTCTTTGTGCATGCCAGAACTGACCCTTCATGCTATCccaatatctttatttctacaTCGACTCGACGATGTGATATTCTGCTGTACGCGAAAACCTATATAT
This sequence is a window from Pomacea canaliculata isolate SZHN2017 linkage group LG5, ASM307304v1, whole genome shotgun sequence. Protein-coding genes within it:
- the LOC112564039 gene encoding glycine N-acyltransferase-like; translated protein: MIFKVLTLDEVVQLKDELQHDLPGSAKMFYILCSFLSGLLKGFEVIVDQWPEWTCILLRPESDEAVPSYFRHYYICHTRSVKAFRFFIQRPCVVNWTKPTVFTGVPYDTVPTLQEQSRKHGGQMSSLENRFMYAWTKKELPEQPPLPEGLTLTTLEPKHAAALCERWKNYRPDPALDLYMQVITQRFDSSAIVNEDGDLVAYIGMQFNGAMAMLHVDPQYRGRNLGQIVLADLTRKLLAKGKTAYGLIPTKDTSFIATSSQKLGFTWVPQGSMSWVRFVPKSAFKPMPNYSMTVASKAGAEVNKIDSDGPQQQKSSDEQMVQEQLHLTALPLSCNECSDISSEIPTISCSHMKVGIC